In one window of Poriferisphaera corsica DNA:
- a CDS encoding FkbM family methyltransferase, whose protein sequence is MQRGEFELDEIAVLGKLLDDVDVFVDVGANIGYFSCFARNRGVKVVAIEPLQKNFQHLCENMYLNGWDDIDLFSFGLSDRRGVEVMYGASSTGASFIEKWAGASSKFKRFAAMTTLDRLIEEEYLGSKHLIKMDIEGYEYHALRGANRVIEGDQESGEKPIWLIEITMNEYHPDGVNPCFLRTFELFFESGYRCLLLDENAEEVDEEMVKTWVKERSTGRLAVNYLFVAVGRFEEVVGKIKSIEYQLG, encoded by the coding sequence ATGCAGCGGGGAGAGTTTGAATTAGATGAGATTGCAGTGTTGGGTAAATTGCTTGACGATGTTGATGTATTTGTTGATGTGGGAGCAAATATTGGATATTTCAGTTGTTTTGCGAGAAATCGAGGTGTGAAGGTGGTAGCGATTGAGCCGCTTCAGAAGAATTTTCAGCATCTGTGTGAAAATATGTATTTGAATGGTTGGGATGATATTGACCTGTTTTCATTTGGTTTGTCGGACAGACGAGGAGTCGAAGTGATGTATGGCGCTTCAAGTACGGGTGCTTCGTTCATTGAGAAATGGGCTGGGGCTTCGTCAAAATTTAAACGCTTTGCTGCGATGACGACGTTAGATAGGTTAATCGAGGAAGAATACCTAGGTAGTAAACATTTGATCAAAATGGATATCGAAGGTTACGAATATCACGCGTTACGTGGGGCTAATCGAGTGATAGAAGGTGATCAAGAAAGCGGAGAGAAGCCGATCTGGCTGATTGAGATAACGATGAATGAATATCATCCAGATGGTGTAAATCCCTGTTTTTTAAGGACATTTGAATTATTTTTTGAATCTGGTTATCGATGCTTACTTCTTGATGAGAATGCTGAAGAGGTGGATGAAGAGATGGTTAAAACTTGGGTTAAAGAAAGAAGTACGGGGAGATTGGCGGTTAATTATTTGTTTGTTGCGGTGGGTCGATTTGAAGAAGTTGTGGGCAAGATTAAAAGTATTGAGTATCAACTTGGATAG
- a CDS encoding GDP-mannose 4,6-dehydratase: protein MSEKIHLIVGHEGQDGRLLREYFDEQGKLWIGVGRRGVACSAGLNVGFERIDVRDEKEVGWLMREVGPREVYYLAAHHHASVGKGSRDREVDDLREGLECGFDVNVRGVVNFLDAIERYVKGARLFYASSSLVYGAPRGGVRISESTVREPSEVYGVEKLYAMQMCEAYRKRGVYAAVGMLFNHESIYRKPMFFTRKVVDGVARIKLGLSDELVVGDMNAVVDWLYAGDVVKAMVKVLGQCDEPREYVIASGVGHCTGDFVRHAFECVGLEMEKYVRSEGLAMRRRNSGRVGDASRIMSVTDWRPGVCFEELVETMTAQAIVLQERAHGSIIG, encoded by the coding sequence TTGTCTGAGAAGATTCATTTAATTGTGGGGCATGAGGGACAAGATGGAAGGTTATTACGTGAGTATTTTGATGAGCAGGGGAAACTATGGATCGGGGTCGGGCGGCGTGGTGTTGCGTGCTCGGCGGGGCTGAACGTTGGGTTTGAGCGGATAGATGTGCGTGATGAAAAAGAAGTGGGATGGTTGATGCGCGAGGTCGGGCCACGAGAGGTTTATTATTTAGCGGCGCATCATCATGCATCTGTAGGGAAGGGGAGTCGTGATAGAGAGGTTGATGATTTAAGAGAGGGGTTGGAATGTGGGTTTGATGTGAATGTGCGGGGGGTGGTGAATTTCCTGGATGCGATTGAGCGGTATGTGAAGGGGGCGAGGTTGTTTTATGCGAGTAGTTCGTTGGTGTATGGGGCGCCTCGTGGTGGGGTGAGGATTAGTGAATCGACGGTGAGGGAGCCGAGCGAGGTTTATGGGGTTGAGAAGCTGTATGCGATGCAGATGTGTGAGGCGTATCGGAAACGCGGTGTTTATGCGGCAGTGGGGATGTTGTTTAACCATGAGTCGATCTATCGGAAGCCGATGTTTTTTACACGGAAGGTTGTGGATGGTGTTGCGCGGATCAAGCTGGGTTTGAGTGATGAATTGGTGGTGGGGGATATGAATGCGGTTGTTGATTGGTTGTATGCGGGAGATGTTGTAAAAGCGATGGTCAAGGTTTTGGGGCAGTGTGACGAGCCACGAGAGTATGTGATCGCGTCGGGAGTTGGGCATTGTACGGGTGATTTTGTGCGGCATGCTTTTGAGTGTGTGGGCTTGGAGATGGAGAAATATGTGCGTAGTGAAGGGTTGGCGATGAGGCGGCGGAACAGTGGTCGGGTGGGTGATGCGAGTCGGATTATGAGTGTGACGGATTGGCGGCCGGGGGTGTGTTTCGAGGAGTTGGTGGAGACGATGACGGCACAGGCGATTGTGCTGCAGGAAAGGGCTCATGGATCAATCATTGGTTAA
- a CDS encoding lipopolysaccharide biosynthesis protein, which translates to MDQSLVKEKNAEAVGGSLRRLSVNIFAGSTATVLQTCANILLLPIYIKYLGMMGIGVLGVFQVIANVLRLFDMGLSASLSKQVAEERSGVWDGVSFIHVVRTYEVVFYLLAVLMFVLGSLGVWMIGGTWLGVERFGGMRIEVLLLIACGVATLRWCAGIYHAALVGRERIVTSNVIRLIDVMVYHTVSLSLLVGFEGDVGVKAFFVGVLVCAGLYWVLSFASIWAGRLREMMRANFDLQVLLGTWDFAAAMLGIMLVSTVLTQMDRVLVSGVMGLEVFGYYTLAMTIGSGIISVLSLPIYNAMFPRFVGMLKKGHLGACRRQYIYTMCLLTVVLLPMLGFVYLYSGEFIYVWTAELEVARFLKPVLFVLVLGPALNVFVVPAYTVLLAGGYEKHALVVGIALTIYAFVAYWVGLHWWGLYGLGIAAAVLYFLNVILLSGIMSRKLLGGVVGRYLVMGMLPGCALIVLSGYVVELFNVGDGVGRFELLMVLVGKGVFMLLVVGGGMMFFWRLMDARRNAELGDNEGGVMEGVAHDYVAKESV; encoded by the coding sequence ATGGATCAATCATTGGTTAAAGAGAAAAATGCTGAGGCTGTGGGTGGGTCGTTGCGTCGGCTGAGCGTAAATATTTTTGCGGGCAGTACGGCGACGGTGTTGCAAACGTGTGCAAATATTTTGTTGTTACCTATATATATCAAGTATTTGGGGATGATGGGGATTGGAGTATTGGGTGTTTTTCAGGTGATCGCGAATGTACTGCGATTATTTGATATGGGATTGTCTGCATCGCTGAGTAAGCAAGTTGCAGAGGAAAGAAGCGGGGTGTGGGATGGGGTGTCTTTTATTCATGTGGTGAGAACCTATGAGGTGGTGTTTTATTTGTTGGCGGTGTTGATGTTTGTGCTGGGTAGTCTTGGGGTATGGATGATTGGTGGGACATGGTTGGGGGTAGAGCGGTTTGGAGGTATGCGGATTGAGGTTTTGTTGTTGATTGCGTGTGGTGTTGCGACGCTTCGATGGTGCGCAGGGATTTATCATGCGGCGCTGGTTGGAAGAGAACGGATTGTAACGAGTAATGTAATTCGATTGATTGATGTTATGGTCTATCATACGGTTAGCTTGAGTTTGCTGGTTGGGTTTGAAGGTGATGTTGGGGTGAAGGCGTTCTTTGTGGGTGTTTTGGTGTGTGCTGGGCTGTATTGGGTGTTGTCGTTTGCGAGTATTTGGGCGGGGCGATTGAGGGAAATGATGAGGGCGAATTTTGATTTGCAGGTTTTATTAGGGACGTGGGATTTTGCGGCGGCGATGCTGGGGATTATGTTGGTGAGTACGGTGTTGACGCAGATGGATCGTGTGTTGGTGAGTGGGGTGATGGGTCTTGAAGTGTTTGGTTATTACACTTTGGCGATGACTATTGGTAGTGGGATTATTAGTGTGTTGTCGTTGCCGATATATAATGCGATGTTTCCACGGTTTGTGGGGATGTTAAAGAAGGGGCATTTGGGGGCATGTCGAAGGCAATATATTTATACGATGTGTTTGTTGACGGTGGTGTTGCTGCCGATGTTGGGGTTCGTCTATTTATATAGTGGTGAATTCATCTATGTTTGGACGGCGGAGTTGGAGGTAGCGCGATTTTTGAAGCCGGTGCTATTTGTGTTGGTGTTGGGGCCGGCGCTCAATGTGTTTGTTGTGCCGGCATATACGGTACTGTTGGCGGGCGGGTACGAGAAACATGCTTTGGTTGTGGGGATTGCGCTTACGATATATGCGTTTGTGGCATACTGGGTTGGGCTACATTGGTGGGGTTTGTATGGTCTGGGTATCGCGGCGGCGGTGTTGTATTTTTTGAATGTGATTTTACTGTCAGGGATTATGTCACGTAAGTTGTTAGGTGGCGTGGTCGGACGGTATTTGGTAATGGGGATGCTGCCAGGATGCGCATTGATTGTGTTGAGCGGGTACGTTGTTGAATTGTTTAATGTTGGTGACGGAGTAGGACGGTTTGAGCTGCTTATGGTGTTGGTGGGTAAAGGCGTATTTATGTTGTTGGTTGTAGGTGGTGGGATGATGTTCTTTTGGCGTTTAATGGATGCTCGCAGGAATGCCGAGCTGGGTGATAATGAGGGTGGGGTCATGGAGGGTGTTGCGCATGATTACGTTGCTAAAGAATCAGTCTGA
- a CDS encoding class I SAM-dependent methyltransferase — MRAYDLPKAEGIGTKVDERVAAGEIYRERENCRVCGTRLEKGVVDLGMQAMTGIFPKDAASDPPFGPLSLGFCTGCTLVQLCHDYDSGLMYGENYGYRSGLNKSMVVHLEKKVSYLKRLVGLEAGDWVLDIGSNDGTSLNAYGGMGLNRVGIDPTSEKFLKYYEQDIQVVHDFFSAENYWGVSGGEKAKLVTSIAMFYDLPDPVKFARDICEVLDDEGVWHFEQSYLPAMLRTSSYDTICQEHLLYYSVHSIERILDRAGMKILDLSFNDVNGGSFAVSAVKKGSERSCNHAVIEWAMRSEMMLGVTGVGVFERFQKKIDLQRDLLLDLLMRIKRAGQVVVGYGASTKGNVLLQYSGIDEELVRAVGEINPDKFGCVTPGSHIPIMSDGDVRAMKPDYFLVLPWHFRHDILNREQGYMNDGGHFIFPLPEVEVV; from the coding sequence ATGCGCGCGTACGACTTGCCGAAAGCGGAAGGCATTGGGACGAAAGTTGATGAGCGTGTTGCGGCGGGAGAGATATACCGAGAACGCGAGAATTGCAGGGTTTGTGGGACGCGGTTAGAGAAGGGCGTGGTTGATTTAGGGATGCAGGCGATGACGGGGATATTTCCGAAGGATGCGGCGAGTGATCCGCCGTTCGGGCCGTTGAGTCTGGGTTTCTGTACAGGGTGTACGTTAGTGCAGTTGTGTCATGATTATGATTCGGGGCTGATGTATGGTGAGAACTATGGGTATCGATCGGGGCTGAATAAAAGTATGGTTGTGCACCTTGAAAAGAAGGTGTCGTATTTGAAGCGATTAGTCGGACTCGAGGCGGGCGATTGGGTATTGGATATTGGGAGCAATGACGGTACATCGTTGAATGCATACGGGGGGATGGGTTTGAATCGGGTTGGGATTGATCCGACGAGTGAAAAGTTTTTGAAGTACTACGAGCAAGATATACAGGTGGTGCATGATTTTTTCTCGGCTGAAAATTACTGGGGGGTGAGTGGGGGTGAGAAGGCGAAGTTGGTGACATCGATCGCGATGTTTTATGACTTGCCTGATCCGGTGAAGTTTGCACGTGATATTTGTGAGGTGCTGGATGATGAGGGGGTATGGCATTTTGAGCAGAGTTATTTGCCGGCAATGTTGCGGACGAGTTCGTATGACACGATCTGTCAGGAGCATTTGTTGTATTACAGTGTGCATAGCATTGAACGGATATTAGATCGTGCGGGGATGAAGATTTTGGATTTGTCGTTTAATGATGTGAATGGTGGAAGTTTTGCGGTGAGCGCGGTGAAGAAGGGTAGTGAGCGTTCGTGTAATCATGCGGTGATTGAGTGGGCGATGCGGTCAGAGATGATGTTGGGTGTGACGGGAGTTGGGGTGTTTGAACGGTTCCAGAAGAAGATTGATTTACAAAGGGATTTGCTGCTGGATTTGTTGATGCGGATAAAGCGGGCGGGTCAGGTTGTTGTGGGGTATGGGGCATCGACGAAGGGGAATGTGTTGTTGCAGTATTCGGGGATTGATGAGGAATTGGTGAGGGCAGTTGGTGAGATTAATCCGGACAAGTTTGGGTGCGTGACGCCGGGGAGTCATATACCGATTATGTCGGACGGTGATGTGAGAGCGATGAAGCCGGATTACTTTTTGGTTTTGCCGTGGCATTTTCGCCATGACATATTGAATCGAGAGCAGGGTTACATGAATGATGGTGGGCATTTCATCTTCCCATTGCCGGAGGTCGAGGTTGTCTGA
- a CDS encoding class I SAM-dependent methyltransferase, translating into MITLLKNQSEVESAVTFLNERKIPLHFTRQKNWDHVCVVNELNRVKRDVKVLDMGSGDGYTLRLLRKLGYRKIQGIDFSKPILRRRQRWLRKFWPFGYTGEHDIVVGDLCDTPFEDEGFDVLTCVSVIEHGVDLERFFRECGRLLKNEGKLIVTFDYWHDFDQGLLVEERIFDLPWCVFNTEMVDEMIGMAAQYGLVVAGEREMPRCEETTVRYRGFDYTFMCVIFEKMNTT; encoded by the coding sequence ATGATTACGTTGCTAAAGAATCAGTCTGAGGTTGAGTCAGCAGTTACGTTTTTGAATGAACGTAAGATCCCGTTGCATTTCACACGGCAGAAAAATTGGGATCATGTTTGTGTGGTGAATGAACTCAATCGAGTGAAGCGAGATGTGAAGGTTTTAGATATGGGTTCTGGGGATGGTTATACGCTGCGGTTATTGCGTAAATTGGGGTATCGAAAAATTCAAGGGATAGATTTTAGTAAGCCAATTTTGAGACGACGTCAGAGATGGTTGCGGAAGTTTTGGCCGTTTGGTTATACGGGGGAACATGATATTGTGGTTGGAGATTTGTGTGATACGCCGTTTGAGGATGAGGGGTTTGACGTACTGACGTGCGTGTCGGTGATAGAGCATGGGGTTGATTTGGAGCGGTTTTTTAGAGAATGTGGGAGGCTATTAAAGAATGAGGGGAAGTTGATTGTCACGTTTGATTACTGGCATGATTTTGATCAAGGGTTATTGGTTGAGGAGCGGATTTTCGATTTGCCGTGGTGTGTGTTTAATACAGAGATGGTTGATGAAATGATTGGTATGGCGGCCCAATACGGATTAGTGGTTGCTGGAGAGCGTGAGATGCCACGGTGTGAGGAAACGACGGTTCGGTATCGCGGTTTTGATTACACGTTTATGTGCGTCATATTTGAAAAGATGAATACGACATGA